AGGCCTCCGGGCCGCTCACGCGGATCCGGAACGGGAACGGCATGTTGCTGCCCCAGGAGGACTCCGTGGGCCCTTCGTAGAAGTCGTCCGGGTACACGCGCGGCTCGTATTTGTTCTCCTTCGGGTCGATGCCGCGCTCCTCCTCGTAGCCCACCACCGGCGCGAACGTGGGCGTCTCGCTGGTGAGCACCGCGCCGGACGGGAGGATGAACTCCTTGAACGAGCCGCCCGCGCGGGACACGCCGGCGGGCACGTGGCCCGCGTACTGGAAGCCCACCGTCACCTTCGCGCCGGGGGGCAGCGGCGTGGACGGCGTGAAGACATACAACCCGGCGCGGTCCTCCGGCGTCACGTCCTGGCCGTCCAGCGTCCAGCGCACGTCCGTCCAGCCGTCGCCGCCGCTCAAGGCGAAGCGCGGCAGCGCGACGGCGTGCCGGTTCATCAGCGTGTACGTGCCCTTCATGCGGAAGGCGCTCGCCTCCGGCTCCAGGTCCACGTCCAGGTCCACGTCCGCCAGCATGGGCTGCGGCGCGTCCTTCCACGTCGCCAGGTTCTTCTGCCAGTACTCCCTGGCGCGCTTCTTCGCCGCCGCACCCTGGTGGCCCTGCCCCACGAGGATGCCCAGCCACGTCAGCGCCACCACCGGCACCGCCAGGTACGGCGCCAGCCGCCACAGTCCGCGCCCGAGGCCCGAGGGCTTCAGTCCCTCCAGCGTCGTCACCGAGTCGCGGACGCGCCGGCCGTCCAGGCGCACCGCCAGCGCGGTGAAGAAGACCGCCCCGCCCAGCGCGGCCACGCGGTTGAGCACCAGCGCGGCGCGGTCCACCTGGAAGACGCCCAGGTCGGTCCACCGCACCGCGTCCCACAAGGGCCAGTTCGTCACCCAGGTGAGGTCGCCTCGCACGGCGACGTAGCCGGTGAGGCCCAGCGCGAACAGGGCCAGCGCGTAGGTGCCGAAGCGGCCTCCCGTCACCGCGCGTGCGGCCAGGATGAAGCCCGTCCACAGGAGGAAGGTGGGGAACAGCAACAGGCCCCACACCAGGACATACGGCGTCAGCGACAGTGGCACCGTGCCCTGGGACACCTGCACCAGCGAGCCCGCGAGCGCCATGGCCACGAGCAGCACCACCGCCACCAGGCTGTTCGCCAGCGCCTTGCCCAGCAGCACCGACAGCGTGCGCACGGGGGTCGCGTCATGGATGGGCGCGAAGTGGGAGGCCTGCTCGCGCTCCAGTGACTCCACCACGTAGAACATCAACAACAGACACACGAGCACCGACGCCTGTCCCATCGTGCGCACCGCGAAGCGGCCGGGCACCAGCAGCAGGCTCGTGTCGAAGGGGCCCACCGCCGTGGCGCCCTGGGACACGACCTGCAACATCAGGAGCGGCAGGAACAGGTAGAGCCCCGGCTGCGACAGCAGCCCCCGCCCTTCCGCGCGCGTCACCGTCCACAGCCCCGTCCAGAAGCCCGGCGGACGGACAACCATGCGCAGCGCGGACAGCGGTGCCTCCGCATGCGACAGCGCCACCTGCGTGGGCGGCGCGTCGATGACCACGCTCTTGCGAGGAGCCTTCGTGCGCACCTCGCCCCGGAGCGCGCGGCGGAAGTGGCGTTCGCTCCAGGCCACCGCGCCCAGGCCCAGCGCCATGAGCACGAAGCGGCTGGTGACGAAGAGGGCGTCCAGGCCCACGGGCTGCGTGTTGTAGAAGTCCACGCCCCGGTCCACCTTGATCCACGTCTCCGTGAGCCACCGGAAGCCGCCGGGGTCCAGCGCCATCAGGAACCGGTTCACGCTCGGGTCCAGCCAGCCGGGGGACCAATCCCAGAGGAAGAACGCGCAGAGGAAGAACAGCCCCACCGGCAGGAAGTACACCGGCACCGCGCGGCGCGTGCGCTCGCCCGTGGCGAAGGCCGCGCCCGCCATGAAGACGATGAGCGGCAGGCCGAACCACACCGCGCCGCCCACGTAGTTCCCCCACGCGAAGGGCCCGCGGAACTCCGCGTCCGCGCCCGCTGGCACGACGTGGTGGAAGAAGACGAGCAGCCCCATCATCCACCCGAGCGCCAGCACATACGCACCCAGCACGCCCGCGAACTTGCCCCACACGTACTCCGACGGCGTCAGCGGCGTGGTGTGCAGGAGGGGCTGCACGCGGGCCTCGTCGTCGGAGATGACGGACATGCCCGCGCCCACGGACACGAAGAAGGTGAACAGCATGAAGGTGAGCAGCAGCACCGTCTGCGCGACGGCGAAGGCGCTGGTGATCCACGCCTTCTTGCCCCCCACCTCCGTGCTGCCCGCGTCGATGGTGACGTTGCCGGAGGACACGCCCCACACCACCAGCACCAGCAACACCAGCAGCACCCAGAACAAGGGGCGCCGTGTCTGGTGACGCCACTCGGTGCGCGCCACGCGCCAGAGCCGGGCCGCGTTCACGCGCCCACCGCCGGGGCGGACGCTGGAGCCGGGGTCGCCGTGGGCGCAGGGGCCCTGGGCTCGGGCGCGTCCTTCATCAGGAGGAGGTAGGCGTCCTCCAGCGTGGGCGGCGTGCGCTCGAAGCCGGGGGGCACGGGCGTGCCCGGGGCGGCGTGGATGCGCACGCGGTTCCTGCCCTCGAAGAGCACGGCCTGGGTGACGCGGTGGGCCTGCTGGAAGGCGGCCATGTCGGCGGGGGGGACGGTGCCCTCGAAGAGGGTGTCGTGGAGGGCGGCCTTCGCCTCGGTGGGGCTGGTGATGGCCATCACGCGGCCGTGGCGGATGACGGCGAAGCGAGGGCAGAGCATGGCCACGTCCTCCACGATGTGCGTGGACAGGAGCACCGTGCGCTCATGGGCCACCTCCGCGAGCAGCCGGTAGAAGCGCTGGCGCTCCTCGGGGTCCAGGCCCGCGGTGGGCTCGTCCACGATGAGGAGCTTCGGGTCGCCGGCCAGGGCCTGCGCGATGCCCAGCCGCTGCCGCATGCCGCCGGAGTACTCCTTCACCTTGCGCTTCGCCGCGAAGGTGAGGTTCACGCGCTCCAGCAGCTGGGCGCACAGGGCCTTCATCCCTTGCGGCGCGCTGACGCCCTTGAGCTCCAGCAGGTAGCGCAGCATGTCCTGCCCGGAGAGGTACGGGTAGAAGCCGAACTCCTGCGGCAGGTAGCCCAGGTGCGGGCGCAGCGCCTCCGGGTGGCGCACGAGGTCCAGGCCGTCGAGCGTCACCTCGCCGGAGGTCGGCTCCAGCAGGCCGGAGAGGATTTTCATCAGCGTGGACTTGCCCGCGCCATTGGGCCCGAGCAGCCCGAACATTCCCTTGGGGACATCCAGGTCCACGCCACGAAGGGCCGTCACCGGGCCCGGATACACCTTCACCAGGTTGCGCAGGCTGAGCATGTGGCCCGTTCTACGCCGAAGCCGGGGTCTCCATTTCCAGCTTCATGCACGAAAGGGCACACCGCGCGTCCAGGAGCGCACTCGCGCGCTGTGTTAGACAGCCAGGGCATGAACCTTCGACCCGTCTGTCTTTCCCTCGTCGTGAGCGCCTTCGCCATCCAGGGCTGTGCGGGTTCGACCTATCTCCACGGCAAGGCCCTGGAGCAGAACCAGTACCGGGGCTACGGCGAGTACCAGCCCGAGCGCGACCGCGAGGTGCTCACCCAGGCGGCGGCGGTGAAGGACGCGGCGTCGGTCATCTTCCTGCAGGAGACGTTGCCGGAGGGCATCGAGATGACCTCCCACGTGCTCCAGGTGAAGGACGGGTATTCGCACCAGTTGCTGGGCAAGCTGGCCTTCAGCCGGGGGCGGGTGGACTCCAAGCAGGACCTCATCGCGCACGTGAGGAAGGTGGCGCTGGCGGCGGGAGGCGACGCGGCCGTCGGCCTCTTCCTGCTCACGCCGGCCAGCGACTACACGCAGGCGCAGGCGGTGGAGGCGGTCATCCTCAAGCTGGACCCGCGCGTGCGCACGAAGCTGCGTCCGGACGAGGCGACGGTGAAAGGCTCGTCGGCACCGGGCCTCGAACAGCTCTGAGCAGGTCGCCTGGAGCGCGGAAACCCGAGGCGGGCTGTCCCAGGAAATGCGCCACGGACCACCAGAGACAAGCCACCCACCGTTTCAGGCGGCCGTGAATCGCTCCACCCTCCTCGCGCTCCGCCACGCCGGTGCGTCCATGGGCGCGGGTGGGTGAGGGTTCGGATTGAACGCCACCCTCCGGAGGCGAAGCGTCCCAACCTGTCCGACAGTCGGACAAGTTGCCCAAGGCCGCTCCCAACAAGTCCGTCCCGATGTCGGGCTCCGCGACAGGGACCTCCCCATGAAAGCAGGGAGCAATCCCAAGCCCCTGGATATCCCCAGCGGCGGACGCGACGCCGCCGAGTTCTCGCTCCTCGTCCGGGGGCTGTGCCTCCAGCGCCTTCTCCTGCCCGATGACTTGCGTGGGTTCGCCGAGACGGCACTCCTGCACGCAAGGCCGTGCCTCCAGCGCATCATCCCGCGCGGTGGCTGACACAGGGGTGCCGAGAAGGTCCTCCTGGGAGCATGGGGCCTCGGAGGACACGGGCTTCACGGGGACGGGAGCGAAGGCATTCAGCACGCGCTCATCGCAAGCCTTCAGCAGCGCCGGCAGCTCGTGCTGAAGCGCCCGCACGTCGCGCTCGTGAAGAATCGCCATCACGCGGAAGGCCCACTCGCGCAGCGCCTCACCGCCCAGGAGCGGCAGCAACGGAGCGGCGCCTCCGAGGAATGCCCGCTGCAGGGACTGAACGAGGAGCACATGCCCGGGACGCGCCGCCACCCGCGCAGCCTGCCGCAGCAACTCGAACTCCACCTGGGCGCAGGTGGCCCCCGGCTCCCAGCGCGCCGCGTCCTGGAGCTGGAAGCACGTGCTCCCCAGCCGGTCCAGGTCGAGGTCCGAGGCCTTCACGCAGCAATCCGTCAGCAACTCCACCAGCACCTGCCGCTTGAGGCTGAAGTAGCCCTCCAGAAGCCACCGGGCCTTCGGGGAGCACGCGTCATGCAGCGCCAGGCCCAGGTTCTCCAGCGTCAGCGACTCATCCAGCGCCACCGCGCGCGTCTTGCGTCCGGAGCGCTGCACCACCAGCCCCCGCGCGGCCAGTCGTCGGAGCGCCTCGCGAATGGTGCCCCGGCACACTTCATAGCGACGCGCCAGCTTCGCTTCCGAGCCGAACTGCCCGCTCGGGTGCAGCCGCCCCAGCGCGATATCGCGCTCGATTTGCGCCTCCACATAGGCCACGAGTCCGTCCCGTCCCATCCCCATTCCCCTCCTCGTTCCAGCATCGCCATCCAACCACAGGGGTCTGACATGGACGTGCGGGCACCCCATTCTCATTGCCAACCAGGGGAGCGCCCTTCCGGGCGCGGGCGGCGAAAAACCTGTCCGACTGTCGGACAGGTTTTTGAGCTGCGCGCCCGGCAGGGGCTCTCTCCGTGGATCCACCTTGCAGTCCGCGCATGCGCGACAACATCACGGCCCACCGTGGAACTCTGGCAAGGGCGCGACCTCGGCCTCATGTGGCTTGGACTTGTCTGACTGTCGGACAGGCTTTTCAGCTGCGCGCCCGGTACGGGCCCTCTCCGTGGATCCACCTTGCAGTCGCGCATGCACGACAACATCACGGCTCACCGTGGAACTCTGGCAGGGGCGTGAGCGGTGCTTCATGTGGCCTGAGCCTGTCCGACTGTCGGACAGTTTTTTGAGCTGCGTGCCCGGCGGGCGGCACTGCCTGGTGGCCCCGCTTTTCGGCTGCTCAATGCCTGCCGTCTCG
This DNA window, taken from Corallococcus coralloides DSM 2259, encodes the following:
- a CDS encoding ABC transporter ATP-binding protein; this encodes MLSLRNLVKVYPGPVTALRGVDLDVPKGMFGLLGPNGAGKSTLMKILSGLLEPTSGEVTLDGLDLVRHPEALRPHLGYLPQEFGFYPYLSGQDMLRYLLELKGVSAPQGMKALCAQLLERVNLTFAAKRKVKEYSGGMRQRLGIAQALAGDPKLLIVDEPTAGLDPEERQRFYRLLAEVAHERTVLLSTHIVEDVAMLCPRFAVIRHGRVMAITSPTEAKAALHDTLFEGTVPPADMAAFQQAHRVTQAVLFEGRNRVRIHAAPGTPVPPGFERTPPTLEDAYLLLMKDAPEPRAPAPTATPAPASAPAVGA
- a CDS encoding FadR/GntR family transcriptional regulator, whose translation is MGMGRDGLVAYVEAQIERDIALGRLHPSGQFGSEAKLARRYEVCRGTIREALRRLAARGLVVQRSGRKTRAVALDESLTLENLGLALHDACSPKARWLLEGYFSLKRQVLVELLTDCCVKASDLDLDRLGSTCFQLQDAARWEPGATCAQVEFELLRQAARVAARPGHVLLVQSLQRAFLGGAAPLLPLLGGEALREWAFRVMAILHERDVRALQHELPALLKACDERVLNAFAPVPVKPVSSEAPCSQEDLLGTPVSATARDDALEARPCVQECRLGEPTQVIGQEKALEAQPPDEERELGGVASAAGDIQGLGIAPCFHGEVPVAEPDIGTDLLGAALGNLSDCRTGWDASPPEGGVQSEPSPTRAHGRTGVAEREEGGAIHGRLKRWVACLWWSVAHFLGQPASGFRAPGDLLRAVRGPVPTSLSPSPRPDAASCARAGPA
- a CDS encoding M1 family aminopeptidase — its product is MNAARLWRVARTEWRHQTRRPLFWVLLVLLVLVVWGVSSGNVTIDAGSTEVGGKKAWITSAFAVAQTVLLLTFMLFTFFVSVGAGMSVISDDEARVQPLLHTTPLTPSEYVWGKFAGVLGAYVLALGWMMGLLVFFHHVVPAGADAEFRGPFAWGNYVGGAVWFGLPLIVFMAGAAFATGERTRRAVPVYFLPVGLFFLCAFFLWDWSPGWLDPSVNRFLMALDPGGFRWLTETWIKVDRGVDFYNTQPVGLDALFVTSRFVLMALGLGAVAWSERHFRRALRGEVRTKAPRKSVVIDAPPTQVALSHAEAPLSALRMVVRPPGFWTGLWTVTRAEGRGLLSQPGLYLFLPLLMLQVVSQGATAVGPFDTSLLLVPGRFAVRTMGQASVLVCLLLMFYVVESLEREQASHFAPIHDATPVRTLSVLLGKALANSLVAVVLLVAMALAGSLVQVSQGTVPLSLTPYVLVWGLLLFPTFLLWTGFILAARAVTGGRFGTYALALFALGLTGYVAVRGDLTWVTNWPLWDAVRWTDLGVFQVDRAALVLNRVAALGGAVFFTALAVRLDGRRVRDSVTTLEGLKPSGLGRGLWRLAPYLAVPVVALTWLGILVGQGHQGAAAKKRAREYWQKNLATWKDAPQPMLADVDLDVDLEPEASAFRMKGTYTLMNRHAVALPRFALSGGDGWTDVRWTLDGQDVTPEDRAGLYVFTPSTPLPPGAKVTVGFQYAGHVPAGVSRAGGSFKEFILPSGAVLTSETPTFAPVVGYEEERGIDPKENKYEPRVYPDDFYEGPTESSWGSNMPFPFRIRVSGPEAYTLNSVGVRESDTVKDGRRTTVWRSDHPVSFFNVIAGKWTRVDGAGTVVFHDPAHGYNVPEMMRGLEAARRYYSEWFHPFPWAELKLSEFAGLDTYAQGFPTDITFSESIGFLTRTTPESNAVLLVTAHEAAHQWWGNLLIPGKGPGGNVLSEGMSHYSSLKLIEQLDGQEARRQTAKRMEERYGKDRRVDAEQPLVKLDGSRDGDTVVLYEKGGWTFWMLEDLMGRDAMHAGLQAFLKQYMNNADHPVLQDFIAVLRPFAPSKENFDRFTRQAFFEVVVPEYRVTDARVTKDSGQWVTTATVTNVGTGRMPVEVTVTKDGESAAPLGSAEALTRVEPGAGEAVRVTLRSEFEPERLLVDPDVRVLQLRREQAQAKLSPP